A region from the Metopolophium dirhodum isolate CAU chromosome 9, ASM1992520v1, whole genome shotgun sequence genome encodes:
- the LOC132952521 gene encoding lipoamide acyltransferase component of branched-chain alpha-keto acid dehydrogenase complex, mitochondrial has protein sequence MFPAGVLTVRRTAAVAAARPLCRIVVAGVRHRSSDDRKCVVGSTRRPPEPKPRRSFVRLSCGRSATDFSGTVGYSTRAGKNIVPFVLADIGEGISEVTVKEWYVNVGDVVSEFDDVCEVESDKATVTITSRYAGVVTKVHYETGATARVGSALVDIEVVEDGETAAAEQVADGAEVLADNVEEVTAASPGEPAGADAAGAGVTAQVLTTPAVRRIAAEKGIDLTAVQGTGKHGRVLKEDILGAADQWSAPAPAPAAVGTRPPFSAPLQDFLPLTGYAKTMRNTMEASNKIPTLVITDEVNLTRLMELKAQLAPHIKLTLLPFLLKATSLALARHPRINSTASPDFGSYRPNGSHNIGVAIDTPLGLAVPNVKNVQTLSVVGVAHRLTELRAKAAAGKLAPSDVTGGTFTLSNMGSIAGSAFQPMILPPEVAIGALGRINYRPRYDDQHQLVRTPVMGVSWGADHRILDGAAVARFFKDWKTYVENPSLVLADVQLDSETPPQS, from the coding sequence ATGTTCCCGGCCGGCGTGTTGACCGTGAGACgcaccgccgccgtcgccgcggCCAGGCCGCTTTGCAGGATCGTCGTGGCCGGCGTCCGTCACCGGTCCAGCGACGATCGGAAATGCGTGGTCGGGTCTACGCGTCGTCCGCCGGAACCCAAACCGAGGCGGTCGTTCGTGCGCCTCAGCTGCGGTCGCAGTGCCACCGACTTCTCTGGCACCGTCGGTTATAGTACGCGCGCTGGCAAAAATATCGTACCGTTCGTGTTGGCCGACATCGGCGAGGGCATCAGCGAGGTGACGGTCAAGGAGTGGTACGTGAACGTGGGTGACGTGGTATCAGAATTCGACGACGTGTGCGAGGTGGAGAGTGACAAGGCGACCGTGACCATAACCAGCCGGTACGCGGGTGTCGTGACCAAGGTACACTACGAGACGGGCGCCACGGCCCGGGTGGGCAGCGCCCTGGTGGACATCGAGGTGGTCGAGGACGGCGAGACGGCGGCCGCAGAGCAAGTGGCGGATGGAGCGGAAGTATTGGCAGATAATGTGGAGGAAGTCACCGCCGCGTCGCCGGGAGAACCCGCGGGCGCGGACGCCGCCGGTGCAGGAGTAACGGCGCAGGTTCTGACCACTCCCGCGGTGCGCAGGATCGCTGCCGAAAAGGGCATCGATCTGACTGCGGTCCAAGGTACCGGCAAACACGGTCGTGTGCTCAAGGAGGACATACTCGGGGCCGCCGACCAGTGGTCAGCCCCCGCCCCCGCCCCCGCAGCAGTCGGCACTCGGCCGCCATTTTCGGCGCCGCTGCAGGACTTCTTACCGCTGACAGGTTACGCAAAGACTATGCGGAACACGATGGAGGCGTCCAACAAGATACCGACGTTGGTCATCACGGACGAGGTGAACCTGACTAGGTTGATGGAACTGAAGGCACAGCTGGCGCCACACATCAAGCTGACGCTGTTGCCGTTCCTGTTGAAGGCCACCTCGCTGGCGTTGGCCCGGCATCCACGTATCAACAGCACCGCCAGCCCCGACTTCGGGTCGTACAGGCCCAACGGGTCGCACAATATCGGCGTGGCCATCGACACCCCTCTCGGGCTTGCGGTACCCAACGTCAAGAACGTGCAGACGCTATCCGTGGTCGGCGTGGCCCACCGGCTGACCGAGCTCCGGGCCAAGGCCGCGGCTGGCAAGCTGGCGCCATCTGACGTGACGGGCGGCACGTTCACGCTGTCCAACATGGGCTCTATCGCAGGCTCGGCATTCCAGCCGATGATCCTGCCGCCCGAGGTGGCCATCGGCGCGTTGGGCCGGATCAACTACCGGCCACGGTACGACGACCAGCATCAACTGGTCCGAACGCCCGTCATGGGCGTGTCCTGGGGGGCCGACCACCGGATCCTGGACGGCGCCGCGGTGGCCAGGTTCTTCAAGGACTGGAAGACGTACGTGGAAAACCCGTCGTTGGTGTTGGCCGACGTTCAGCTGGATTCTGAAACGCCGCCGCAGTCGTAA